Proteins from a genomic interval of Micropterus dolomieu isolate WLL.071019.BEF.003 ecotype Adirondacks linkage group LG16, ASM2129224v1, whole genome shotgun sequence:
- the rhno1 gene encoding RAD9, HUS1, RAD1-interacting nuclear orphan protein 1 isoform X1 translates to MPRKAVKTEKPPLLFLERSLCGARLQNVPEVRAALNPKDFFTETQEHNSSTLKSWVSPQFDSSVAAAPPARRGRRKCHSATSILDSCSQLSRKNSVCKFPSLLFQTRSRDQSHQPKSTRTKKATECSAVSDVGNQPLGSCRIKRTVSSAQYSDTPKRKTSSLRKGNGERLSDGAASSSRFLDPPETLSIHVTGIPPDGASTPASNTFSTTEVSSVGPPPDVDTPKVMQEGSSSPSSTPLHLLLPQLCTPPCNQPPDILVADTPERDYGVKVTWRRRRGLMLLLKERGHLSASDTLIHR, encoded by the exons ATGCCCCGTAAAGCCGTTAAAACAGAGAAGCCTCCCCTGCTGTTCCTGGAACGGTCTTTGTGTGGAGCCAGACTCCAAAATGTGCCTGAAGTCCGAGCAGCACTCAATCCCAAAGATTTTTTCACGGAGACACAAGAACACAACAGCTCAACTCTTAAGTCTTGG GTAAGTCCACAATTTGATAGTTCAGTTGCAGCTGCACCTCCAGCGAGACGAGGGAGGAGGAAATGCCACTCTGCCACAAGCATCCTTGACAGTTGCAGTCAGTTGTCCAGGAAAAACAGTGTATGCAAATTCCCCTCATTATTGTTTCAGACAAGGTCAAGAGACCAGTCTCACCAACCGAAGAGTACACGCACAAAGAAGGCTACAGAGTGTTCTGCTGTGTCTGATGTGGGAAATCAACCACTGGGCTCATGCCGAATCAAAAGGACAGTTTCAAGTGCACAGTACTCAGACACACCAAAGAGAAAGACGAGCTCTCTCAGAAAAGGAAATGGTGAGAGACTTTCTGATGGTGCTGCATCCTCCAGCAGATTTTTGGACCCACCTGAAACTCTGTCTATTCACGTGACAGGAATTCCACCAGATGGTGCTTCAACACCTGCCTCAAATACGTTCAGCACCACTGAGGTCAGCAGTGTTGGTCCACCACCTGATGTGGATACGCCAAAAGTAATGCAAGAAGGGAGCAGTTCTCCATCCTCCACCCCCTTACACTTGCTACTGCCTCAGCTGTGTACACCACCATGTAATCAGCCACCTGACATTTTGGTGGCTGACACACCAGAGAGGGATTATGGGGTGAAGGTgacatggaggaggaggaggggtttGATGTTGTTGTTAAAAGAGAGGGGCCATCTCTCTGCTTCAGACACGTTAATTCACAGATGA
- the rhno1 gene encoding RAD9, HUS1, RAD1-interacting nuclear orphan protein 1 isoform X2, translating into MPRKAVKTEKPPLLFLERSLCGARLQNVPEVRAALNPKDFFTETQEHNSSTLKSWTRSRDQSHQPKSTRTKKATECSAVSDVGNQPLGSCRIKRTVSSAQYSDTPKRKTSSLRKGNGERLSDGAASSSRFLDPPETLSIHVTGIPPDGASTPASNTFSTTEVSSVGPPPDVDTPKVMQEGSSSPSSTPLHLLLPQLCTPPCNQPPDILVADTPERDYGVKVTWRRRRGLMLLLKERGHLSASDTLIHR; encoded by the exons ATGCCCCGTAAAGCCGTTAAAACAGAGAAGCCTCCCCTGCTGTTCCTGGAACGGTCTTTGTGTGGAGCCAGACTCCAAAATGTGCCTGAAGTCCGAGCAGCACTCAATCCCAAAGATTTTTTCACGGAGACACAAGAACACAACAGCTCAACTCTTAAGTCTTGG ACAAGGTCAAGAGACCAGTCTCACCAACCGAAGAGTACACGCACAAAGAAGGCTACAGAGTGTTCTGCTGTGTCTGATGTGGGAAATCAACCACTGGGCTCATGCCGAATCAAAAGGACAGTTTCAAGTGCACAGTACTCAGACACACCAAAGAGAAAGACGAGCTCTCTCAGAAAAGGAAATGGTGAGAGACTTTCTGATGGTGCTGCATCCTCCAGCAGATTTTTGGACCCACCTGAAACTCTGTCTATTCACGTGACAGGAATTCCACCAGATGGTGCTTCAACACCTGCCTCAAATACGTTCAGCACCACTGAGGTCAGCAGTGTTGGTCCACCACCTGATGTGGATACGCCAAAAGTAATGCAAGAAGGGAGCAGTTCTCCATCCTCCACCCCCTTACACTTGCTACTGCCTCAGCTGTGTACACCACCATGTAATCAGCCACCTGACATTTTGGTGGCTGACACACCAGAGAGGGATTATGGGGTGAAGGTgacatggaggaggaggaggggtttGATGTTGTTGTTAAAAGAGAGGGGCCATCTCTCTGCTTCAGACACGTTAATTCACAGATGA